A genomic region of Colletotrichum destructivum chromosome 1, complete sequence contains the following coding sequences:
- a CDS encoding Putative glycoside hydrolase family 16, concanavalin A-like lectin/glucanase domain superfamily, with product MRSSTLIAAAVLAVCASAVPAPLPQRSAKITAPKAGVYTIPEGGTYSNRMTWDFSKLADGAKIPDGLRVSGYPVSNTHVFAVQNTFIKNGYLNLKVDGGQKAMPYKSAEVVTTVTNIKYASVRTVAIFTENPGVCNGIFFYKNDNQETDIEWLSDAASQSNAGKRQVWFANQSTGSKSPKSFKAVPPPANPTSTEHEYRIDWLPGSVRFFVDGVQTWETKQSVPSVPGPWVFNNWANGDKGWSAGPPAKDAIFRIKEIDMYYNTA from the exons atgcGCTCCTCCaccctcatcgccgcggccgtaCTCGCCGTCTGCGCCTCGGCGGTCCCCGCCCCGCTCCCTCAGCGGTCTGCAAAGATCACAGCCCCCAAGGCCGGCGTCTACACCATCCCTGAAGGCGGGACGTACTCCAACAGGATGACCTGGGACTTCAGCAAGCTCGCAGACGGCGCAAAGATCCCCGACGGCCTGCGCGTGAGCGGCTACCCCGTCAGCAACACGCACGTCTTCGCCGTGCAAAACACCTTTATCAAGAACGGCTACCTCAAcctcaaggtcgacggcggccagaaGGCTATGCCATACAAGtccgccgaggtcgtcacCACCGTGACCAACATCAAGTACGCCTCTGTCCGGaccgtcgccatcttcaccGAAAATCCCGGCGTCTGCAATG GCATCTTCTTCTACAAAAACGACAACCAGGAGACGGACATTGAGTGGCTCTCAGACGCAGCATCCCAGAGCAACGCCGGTAAACGCCAGGTCTGGTTCGCGAACCAGTCCACCGGCAGCAAGTCCCCAAAGTCCTTCAAggccgtgccgccgccggcgaacCCGACGTCTACCGAACATGAGTACCGCATCGACTGGCTTCCCGGCTCTGTCCGCTTCtttgtcgacggcgtccagACCTGGGAGACCAAGCAGAGCGTGCCCAGCGTGCCCGGACCTTGGGTCTTCAACAACTGGGCCAACGGAGACAAGGGCTGGAGCGCCGGCCCTCCGGCGAAGGATGCCATCTTCAGGATCAAGGAGATCGACATGTACTACAACACCGCATAA